The Macaca thibetana thibetana isolate TM-01 chromosome 19, ASM2454274v1, whole genome shotgun sequence genome has a segment encoding these proteins:
- the TMEM160 gene encoding transmembrane protein 160, whose translation MGGGWWWARAARLARLRFRRSLLPPQRPRSGGARGSFAPGHGPRAGASPPPVSELDRADAWLLRKAHETAFLSWFRNGLLASGIGVISFMQSDMGREAAYGFFLLGGLCVVWGSASYAVGLAALRGPMQLTLGGAAVGVGTVLAASLLWACAVGLYMGQLELDVELVPEDDGTASTEGPDEAGRPPPE comes from the exons ATGGGAGGCGGCTGGTGGTGGGCTCGGGCCGCTCGCCTCGCCCGTCTCCGCTTCCGGAGGTCGCTACTGCCGCCTCAGCGGCCCCGGAGCGGGGGCGCCCGGGGGTCCTTCGCCCCCGGCCACGGTCCCCGCGCCGGGGCTTCGCCGCCCCCAGTGTCCGAGCTGGACCGTGCGGACGCCTGGCTCCTCCGAAAGGCGCACGAGACAG cctttCTCTCCTGGTTCCGAAATGGCCTCCTGGCATCGGGCATCGGAGTCATCTCCTTCATGCAGAGTGACATGGGTCGCGAAGCAGCATATG GCTTTTTCCTGCTGGGCGGCCTGTGCGTGGTGTGGGGCAGTGCCTCGTACGCGGTGGGTCTGGCGGCGCTGCGAGGGCCCATGCAGCTGACGCTGGGGGGCGCGGCCGTGGGCGTGGGCACCGTGCTTGCCGCCAGCCTGCTCTGGGCGTGCGCAGTGGGCCTCTACATGGGGCAGCTGGAGCTGGACGTGGAGCTGGTGCCCGAGGACGACGGGACGGCCTCCACAGAAGGCCCTGATGAGGCGGGTCGGCCGCCACCCGAGTGA
- the NPAS1 gene encoding neuronal PAS domain-containing protein 1 isoform X1 encodes MAAPYPGSGGGSEVKCVGGRGASVPWDFLPGLMVKAPSGPCLQAQRKEKSRNAARSRRGKENLEFFELAKLLPLPGAISSQLDKASIVRLSVTYLRLRRFAALGAPPWGLRAAGPPAGLGPGRRGPAALVSEVFEQHLGGHILQSLDGFVFALNQEGKFLYISETVSIYLGLSQVEMTGSSVFDYIHPGDHSEVLEQLGLRTPTPGPPTPPSVSSSSSSSSSSLADTPEIEASLTKVPPSSLVQERSFFVRMKSTLTKRGLHVKASGYKQVIHVTGRLRAHALGLVALGHTLPPAPLAELPLHGHMIVFRLSLGLTILACESRVSDHMDLGPSELVGRSCYQFVHGQDATRIRQSHVDLLDKGQVMTGYYRWLRRTGGFVWLQSVATVAGSGKSPGEHHVLWVSHVLSQAEGGQTPLDAFQLPASVACEEASSPGPEPTELEPPTEGKQAAPAENEVPQTQGKRIKMEPSPRETKGSEDSGDEDPSGHPATPRPEFTSVIRAGVLKQDPVRPWGLAPPGDPPPALLHAGFLPPVVRGLCTPGTIRYGPAELGLVYPHLQRLGPGPALPEAFYPPLGLPYPGPAGTRLPRKGD; translated from the exons ATGGCGGCCCCCTATCCCGGCAGTGGCGGCGGAAGCGAGGTCAAATGCGTGGGAGGCCGCGGCGCCAGCGTCCCGTGGGACTTTCTACCCGGGCTGATGGTCAAGGCGCCGTCCGGACCATG CCTGCAGGCGCAGCGCAAGGAGAAGTCCCGGAACGCGGCGCGCTCGCGGCGCGGGAAAGAGAACCTGGAGTTCTTCGAGCTGGCCAAGCTTCTCCCGCTGCCCGGCGCCATCTCGAGCCAGCTGGACAAGGCCTCCATCGTGCGCCTCAGCGTCACCTACCTCCGCCTGCGCAGGTTCGCCGCGCTGGGGGCGCCGCCCTGGGGGCTGAGAGCCGCGGGGCCGCCAGCTGGCCTCG GCCCAGGCCGCCGCGGCCCCGCAGCGCTGGTCTCCGAAGTCTTCGAGCAGCACCTGGGAGGTCACATCTTGCAG TCCCTGGATGGCTTTGTGTTCGCCTTGAACCAGGAAGGAAAATTCCTCTACATCTCAGAGACAGTCTCCATCTATCTGGGTCTCTCACAG GTGGAGATGACGGGCAGCAGCGTCTTCGACTACATTCACCCTGGGGACCACTCGGAGGTGCTGGAGCAACTCGGGCTGCGGACCCCGACCCCAGGCCCCCCAACCCCGCCCTccgtctcctcctcttcctcctcctcttcctcttcgcTTGCGGATACCCCCGAGATCG AGGCCAGCCTCACCAAGGTGCCCCCCTCCTCCCTGGTCCAGGAGCGCTCCTTCTTTGTCCGAATGAAATCCACGCTCACCAAAAGGGGGCTGCACGTCAAGGCCTCGGGGTACAAG CAGGTCATCCACGTGACTGGACGCCTTCGGGCCCACGCCCTGGGCCTTGTGGCCCTCGGGCACACGTTGCCCCCGGCCCCCCTGGCTGAGCTGCCACTCCACGGACACATGATCGTCTTCCGTCTCAGCCTGGGTCTCACCATCCTTGCCTGTGAGAGCAG AGTCAGCGACCACATGGACCTGGGGCCCTCAGAGCTGGTGGGCCGCAGCTGCTACCAGTTCGTCCATGGACAGGACGCCACCAGGATCCGCCAGAGCCATGTGGACT tgcTGGACAAGGGTCAGGTGATGACCGGTTACTACCGTTGGCTGCGGCGCACCGGGGGCTTCGTGTGGCTGCAATCCGTGGCCACGGTGGCCGGGAGCGGGAAGAGCCCCGGGGAGCACCATGTGCTTTGGGTCAGCCACGTGCTCAG CCAAGCCGAGGGTGGCCAAACTCCTTTGGATGCCTTCCAGCTTCCAGCCAGCGTGGCCTGTGAGGAGGCATCCAGCCCGGGGCCAGAGCCCACAG AGCTAGAGCCTCCGACTGAAGGGAAGCAGGCTGCCCCGGCGGAGAACGAGGTCCCCCAGACCCAGGGCAAACGCATCAAAATGGAGCCCAGCCCGAGGGAAACCAAAGGCTCAGAGGACAGTGGCGATGAGGATCCCTCCGGCCACCCGGCCACCCCGCGGCCCGAGTTCACCTCTGTCATCCGGGCAGGGGTCCTGAAGCAGGATCCGGTGCGGCCATGGGGCCTGGCGCCTCCCGGGGACCCCCCGCCCGCCCTCCTGCACGCGGGCTTCCTGCCACCGGTAGTGCGAGGCCTGTGCACGCCCGGCACCATCCGCTACGGCCCCGCGGAGCTGGGCCTGGTGTACCCGCACCTGCAGAGGCTGGGTCCGGGCCCCGCGCTCCCGGAGGCCTTTTACCCGCCCCTGGGCCTGCCCTACCCGGGGCCCGCGGGCACCAGGCTGCCGCGGAAGGGGGACTGA
- the NPAS1 gene encoding neuronal PAS domain-containing protein 1 isoform X2, which yields MAAPYPGSGGGSEVKCVGGRGASVPWDFLPGLMVKAPSGPCLQAQRKEKSRNAARSRRGKENLEFFELAKLLPLPGAISSQLDKASIVRLSVTYLRLRRFAALGAPPWGLRAAGPPAGLGPGRRGPAALVSEVFEQHLGGHILQSLDGFVFALNQEGKFLYISETVSIYLGLSQVEMTGSSVFDYIHPGDHSEVLEQLGLRTPTPGPPTPPSVSSSSSSSSSSLADTPEIEASLTKVPPSSLVQERSFFVRMKSTLTKRGLHVKASGYKVIHVTGRLRAHALGLVALGHTLPPAPLAELPLHGHMIVFRLSLGLTILACESRVSDHMDLGPSELVGRSCYQFVHGQDATRIRQSHVDLLDKGQVMTGYYRWLRRTGGFVWLQSVATVAGSGKSPGEHHVLWVSHVLSQAEGGQTPLDAFQLPASVACEEASSPGPEPTELEPPTEGKQAAPAENEVPQTQGKRIKMEPSPRETKGSEDSGDEDPSGHPATPRPEFTSVIRAGVLKQDPVRPWGLAPPGDPPPALLHAGFLPPVVRGLCTPGTIRYGPAELGLVYPHLQRLGPGPALPEAFYPPLGLPYPGPAGTRLPRKGD from the exons ATGGCGGCCCCCTATCCCGGCAGTGGCGGCGGAAGCGAGGTCAAATGCGTGGGAGGCCGCGGCGCCAGCGTCCCGTGGGACTTTCTACCCGGGCTGATGGTCAAGGCGCCGTCCGGACCATG CCTGCAGGCGCAGCGCAAGGAGAAGTCCCGGAACGCGGCGCGCTCGCGGCGCGGGAAAGAGAACCTGGAGTTCTTCGAGCTGGCCAAGCTTCTCCCGCTGCCCGGCGCCATCTCGAGCCAGCTGGACAAGGCCTCCATCGTGCGCCTCAGCGTCACCTACCTCCGCCTGCGCAGGTTCGCCGCGCTGGGGGCGCCGCCCTGGGGGCTGAGAGCCGCGGGGCCGCCAGCTGGCCTCG GCCCAGGCCGCCGCGGCCCCGCAGCGCTGGTCTCCGAAGTCTTCGAGCAGCACCTGGGAGGTCACATCTTGCAG TCCCTGGATGGCTTTGTGTTCGCCTTGAACCAGGAAGGAAAATTCCTCTACATCTCAGAGACAGTCTCCATCTATCTGGGTCTCTCACAG GTGGAGATGACGGGCAGCAGCGTCTTCGACTACATTCACCCTGGGGACCACTCGGAGGTGCTGGAGCAACTCGGGCTGCGGACCCCGACCCCAGGCCCCCCAACCCCGCCCTccgtctcctcctcttcctcctcctcttcctcttcgcTTGCGGATACCCCCGAGATCG AGGCCAGCCTCACCAAGGTGCCCCCCTCCTCCCTGGTCCAGGAGCGCTCCTTCTTTGTCCGAATGAAATCCACGCTCACCAAAAGGGGGCTGCACGTCAAGGCCTCGGGGTACAAG GTCATCCACGTGACTGGACGCCTTCGGGCCCACGCCCTGGGCCTTGTGGCCCTCGGGCACACGTTGCCCCCGGCCCCCCTGGCTGAGCTGCCACTCCACGGACACATGATCGTCTTCCGTCTCAGCCTGGGTCTCACCATCCTTGCCTGTGAGAGCAG AGTCAGCGACCACATGGACCTGGGGCCCTCAGAGCTGGTGGGCCGCAGCTGCTACCAGTTCGTCCATGGACAGGACGCCACCAGGATCCGCCAGAGCCATGTGGACT tgcTGGACAAGGGTCAGGTGATGACCGGTTACTACCGTTGGCTGCGGCGCACCGGGGGCTTCGTGTGGCTGCAATCCGTGGCCACGGTGGCCGGGAGCGGGAAGAGCCCCGGGGAGCACCATGTGCTTTGGGTCAGCCACGTGCTCAG CCAAGCCGAGGGTGGCCAAACTCCTTTGGATGCCTTCCAGCTTCCAGCCAGCGTGGCCTGTGAGGAGGCATCCAGCCCGGGGCCAGAGCCCACAG AGCTAGAGCCTCCGACTGAAGGGAAGCAGGCTGCCCCGGCGGAGAACGAGGTCCCCCAGACCCAGGGCAAACGCATCAAAATGGAGCCCAGCCCGAGGGAAACCAAAGGCTCAGAGGACAGTGGCGATGAGGATCCCTCCGGCCACCCGGCCACCCCGCGGCCCGAGTTCACCTCTGTCATCCGGGCAGGGGTCCTGAAGCAGGATCCGGTGCGGCCATGGGGCCTGGCGCCTCCCGGGGACCCCCCGCCCGCCCTCCTGCACGCGGGCTTCCTGCCACCGGTAGTGCGAGGCCTGTGCACGCCCGGCACCATCCGCTACGGCCCCGCGGAGCTGGGCCTGGTGTACCCGCACCTGCAGAGGCTGGGTCCGGGCCCCGCGCTCCCGGAGGCCTTTTACCCGCCCCTGGGCCTGCCCTACCCGGGGCCCGCGGGCACCAGGCTGCCGCGGAAGGGGGACTGA